The Watersipora subatra chromosome 1, tzWatSuba1.1, whole genome shotgun sequence genome has a window encoding:
- the LOC137386830 gene encoding uncharacterized protein — MATLKLSDVISRYEDSQPSGDFADWLAKVELLGDEAKNDYAKLKPAMLQAFCVNSYAAYNQLQRRVLQEGEMVDVYLSDLRKLVNLIGLSDADPLLKCAFMTGLPLDISVQLKSMASVETLELTDLVARARLTLSSRSGSQACAVSYSQYGHKPKLSCYICGGSHLARDCSQKRGVKRNSGANPRIFRACYICGNQSHIVRSCLQKLVPKQGQTENMEGGSISTGCLPQSTIADEVLPFITIISKNQRPLKALVDSGCQKSVVTKKMCADNDIVALGPPGIVTMLNGEKTLRIGEADVDLFVDRLEVTNRCLVAPALVCSAHVILGKDIITKMGGVLIGKDSSVTWGYQCCTAGMVISGKDKALRVEKNNFTAVFDGGKWVAEWKWKDGKPELRNTCPEYSVSKEQREEFCNKVERWIEDGWLQVYDSSVHRNISDIIPLMAAAQPNKPKKVQPVMDYRELNQHVRSFPGQDAAVCQEKLRAWKKGKGKASILDLKKTYLQVHIADELRRFQAVKGRLYVMTRMGFALNVAPKILSKIVSAVLALDKEVKEETDHYIDDIWIDKDIVEDASWLRKDDDVSHINIAELEAVIKDINLMLHWRLRRAEVVTDSASVHAWVKSILEGTKCSKLDVYVTLVPSERNLADKLTRVPLKWLKESKVCLSVLSDDSEGRDMKSVVIKNHERHHLGIDRTLYFVQKMTGVAITRDVVKQVVNACQKRRSIVPHPVRWEHGQLSVSTVWFWLAVDVAFVAGRPYLTLVDCGPSRYAIWMPLQNETADAVTKQLIRVFHERGAPEELLMDNGPCFSSTRTKEFLQRWGVVPVYCCAYRHSGNGIVERNHRTIEQMVACSGGLVEAMVYWYVSPNSDGTVPMQALFQYETKLPGASKTDIGHVTNIVGEHTLEVNDVNRQVADVRCTDGERCGSENDVVQTRCGAGGIEMEFHIDNPVADIDDIDNDNHMRPVRDRRPPPNLADYHLF, encoded by the exons ATGGCGACACTGAAGTTATCGGATGTAATTTCAAGATATGAGGATTCACAACCAAGTGGAGATTTTGCTGACTGGCTAGCGAAAGTTGAACTA CTGGGAGATGAAGCTAAAAATGATTACGCGAAGCTGAAGCCTGCAATGCTCCAGGCATTTTGTGTCAACAGCTATGCTGCTTACAACCAGCTTCAAAGACGCGTCCTACAAGAAGGTGAGATGgtagatgtatatctatctgATTTGAGAAAGCTGGTTAATCTAATTGGACTGTCAGATGCAGACCCCTTGCTGAAATGTGCATTTATGACTGGCCTTCCATTGGACATATCTGTTCAACTGAAATCGATGGCTTCGGTAGAAACCCTAGAGTTGACTGATTTGGTCGCACGCGCCAGACTGACGTTGTCCAGTAGATCAGGTAGTCAAGCCTGTGCTGTGAGCTACAGCCAATATGGACACAAACCAAAATTAAGTTGTTATATATGCGGAGGTTCTCATCTCGCCCGAGACTGTTCACAGAAAAGGGGGGTGAAACGGAATAGTGGTGCTAATCCCCGAATATTCCGAGCATGCTATATCTGTGGTAATCAGTCCCACATAGTGAGAAGTTGCCTCCAGAAACTTGTGCCAAAACAGGGTCAGACGGAAAACATGGAAGGGGGGAGCATCAGCACCGGATGCCTCCCCCAGTCAACAATAGCTGACGAGGTGTTGCCATTTATCACTATCATATCAAAAAATCAAAGGCCACTAAAAGCTTTAGTTGATTCGGGGTGTCAGAAATCGGTGGTTACTAAAAAGATGTGTGCAGATAATGACATTGTTGCATTAGGACCACCAGGAATTGTGACAATGCTAAATGGCGAGAAGACACTGCGCATTGGTGAGGCAGATGTAGACCTATTTGTTGATAGACTGGAGGTAACAAATAGGTGCCTGGTAGCACCAGCGCTGGTGTGTAGCGCTCATGTTATCTTGGGGAAGGATATTATCACTAAGATGGGAGGCGTGTTGATTGGTAAAGACAGCAGCGTGACCTGGGGCTATCAATGTTGTACAGCTGGGATGGTGATCTCAGGTAAAGACAAAGCTCTgagagttgaaaaaaataattttacagctgtATTTGATGGTGGAAAGTGGGTTGCAGAGTGGAAATGGAAGGATGGAAAACCAGAGTTGAGAAATACGTGTCCAGAATATTCTGTTTCCAAAGAACAGCGAGAGGAGTTCTGTAACAAGGTAGAGCGATGGATAGAAGATGGTTGGTTGCAGGTGTATGATAGTAGTGTGCATAGAAATATTAGTGACATAATACCTCTGATGGCGGCGGCACAGCCTAATAAACCAAAGAAAGTGCAACCAGTGATGGACTATCGAGAGCTTAACCAGCATGTTAGGAGTTTTCCAGGTCAAGACGCTGCTGTGTGCCAGGAAAAGCTGAGAGCTTGGAAAAAGGGAAAAGGCAAGGCTTCTATTCTAGATCTGAAAAAAACCTATCTCCAGGTTCACATCGCAGATGAGCTAAGAAGATTTCAAGCTGTAAAGGGGAGGTTATATGTGATGACTAGAATGGGTTTTGCACTGAATGTTGCCCCCAAGATCTTGTCGAAAATAGTGAGTGCAGTCCTTGCATTGGACAAAGAAGTGAAGGAGGAGACAGATCACTACATTGATGATATATGG ATAGATAAGGATATAGTTGAAGATGCGTCATGGCTACGGAAGGATGATGATGTGTCCCACATTAACATTGCAGAATTAGAAGCTGTGATTAAAGATATAAATTTGATGCTGCACTGGAGGCTGAGGAGAGCCGAAGTAGTTACTGACTCTGCTAGTGTGCATGCGTGGGTGAAGTCAATACTAGAAGGCACCAAGTGTTCAAAG CTGGATGTTTATGTAACTCTGGTGCCCTCGGAGAGGAACTTAGCAGACAAACTAACACGGGTGCCACTGAAGTGGCTGAAGGAGTCAAAGGTGTGCCTGAGTGTGTTGTCTGATGACAGTGAGGGTAGAGATATGAAATCAGTGGTGATTAAAAATCATGAACGACATCACCTCGGGATTGACCGAACTCTGTACTTTGTACAGAAAATGACAGGAGTTGCGATCACACGTGATGTAGTAAAACAAGTGGTTAACGCATGTCAGAAACGTAGAAGTATTGTTCCACACCCAGTGCGTTGGGAACATGGGCAGCTGTCTGTGAGCACAGTATGGTTTTGGCTGGCAGTAGATGTTGCCTTTGTGGCAGGAAGACCATATTTAACACTTGTTGATTGCGGTCCCAGTCGATATGCCATATGGATGCCACTGCAGAATGAGACAGCAGATGCAGTGACAAAGCAGCTAATAAGAGTGTTTCATGAGAGAGGAGCGCCTGAAGAGTTGTTGATGGATAACGGGCCATGCTTCTCAAGCACTCGGACTAAAGAGTTCCTACAGAGGTGGGGAGTCGTGCCAGTGTATTGTTGTGCATACAGGCACTCAGGGAACGGTATCGTAGAGAGAAATCATCGAACAATCGAACAGATGGTTGCGTGCTCTGGAGGATTGGTAGAAGCCATGGTATATTGGTACGTCTCTCCTAATTCAGACGGCACGGTACCGATGCAAGCCCTGTTTCAGTATGAGACCAAGCTACCTGGTGCGAGCAAGACAGAT ATTGGACATGTCACAAATATTGTCGGTGAACATACTCTGGAAGTGAATGATGTGAATCGACAAGTCGCTGATGTAAGATGCACTGATGGTGAGAGATGTGGCTCCGAGAATGATGTGGTGCAGACGCGGTGTGGTGCTGGAGGCATTGAGATGGAGTTCCATATTGACAATCCGGTAGCAGATATTGATGATATTGACAATGACAATCACATGAGACCAGTTCGGGATAGAAGGCCTCCCCCAAACCTGGCAGATTATCAtcttttttga